One segment of Chionomys nivalis chromosome 3, mChiNiv1.1, whole genome shotgun sequence DNA contains the following:
- the Aimp2 gene encoding aminoacyl tRNA synthase complex-interacting multifunctional protein 2 isoform X2 has protein sequence MPMYQETSEPSLQALESRQDDILKRLYELKAAVDGLSKMIHTPDADLDVTNILQADEPTPLTTNALDLNLVLGKDYGALKDIVINANPASPPLSLLVLHRLLCERYRVLSTVHTHSSVKNVPENLLKCFGEQARKQPRHEYQLGFTLIWKNVPKTQMKFSIQTMCPIEGEGNIARFLFSLFGQKHNAVTSTLIDSWVDIAMFQLKEGSSKEKAAVFRSMNSALGKSPWLVGNEVTVADVVLWSVLQQTGGGSGAAPANVQRWLKSCGNLGPFSTALQLLK, from the exons ATGCCGATGTACCAG GaaacatctgagccatctttgcAAGCCCTTGAATCCCGCCAAGATGATATTTTAAAGCGCCTGTATGAGTTGAAGGCAGCAGTTGATGGCCTTTCAAAGATGATTCACACTCCGGATGCGGACTTGGATGTAACCAACATCCTGCAAGCTGATGAGCCTACGCCTTTAACCACAAATGCACTGGACTTGAATTTGGTGCTTGGAAAG GATTACGGGGCACTGAAAGACATCGTGATCAATGCAAACCCAgcctccccacccctctccctGCTTGTGCTGCACAGGCTGCTCTGTGAGCGATACAGGGTCCTGTCCACTGTGCACACGCATTCGTCAGTCAAGAATGTACCCGAGAATCTTCTCAAGTGCTTCGGGGAGCAGGCTAGAAAACAGCCCCGCCATGAATATCAGCTGGGCTTCACTCTGATTTGGAAGAATG tGCCCAAGACACAGATGAAGTTCAGCATACAGACAATGTGCCCCATCGAAGGAGAAGGGAACATTGCACGTTTCTTGTTCTCTCTGTTCGGCCAGAAGCATAATGCTGTCACCTCAACCCTCATCGACAGCTGGGTGGACATTGCCATGTTTCAGCTGAAAGAAGGGAGCAGTAAAGAGAAGGCAGCCGTTTTCCGCTCTATGAACTCTGCTCTGGGGAAGAGCCCGTGGCTTGTTGGGAATGAGGTCACCGTGGCAGATGTGGTGCTGTGGTCAGTGCTCCAGCAGACTGGGGGTGGCAGCGGGGCAGCACCTGCCAATGTGCAGCGGTGGCTGAAGTCGTGTGGGAACCTGGGCCCCTTCAGCACTGCCCTCCAGCTCCTTAAGTAA
- the Aimp2 gene encoding aminoacyl tRNA synthase complex-interacting multifunctional protein 2 isoform X1 translates to MPMYQVKSYHGGSAPLRVELPTCMYRLPNVHSKTASPATDAGHVQETSEPSLQALESRQDDILKRLYELKAAVDGLSKMIHTPDADLDVTNILQADEPTPLTTNALDLNLVLGKDYGALKDIVINANPASPPLSLLVLHRLLCERYRVLSTVHTHSSVKNVPENLLKCFGEQARKQPRHEYQLGFTLIWKNVPKTQMKFSIQTMCPIEGEGNIARFLFSLFGQKHNAVTSTLIDSWVDIAMFQLKEGSSKEKAAVFRSMNSALGKSPWLVGNEVTVADVVLWSVLQQTGGGSGAAPANVQRWLKSCGNLGPFSTALQLLK, encoded by the exons ATGCCGATGTACCAGGTAAAGTCCTATCATGGAGGCAGCGCACCTCTGCGTGTAGAGCTTCCAACCTGCATGTACCGGCTCCCCAACGTGCACAGCAAGACCGCCAGCCCGGCCACCGACGCGGGCCACGTGCAG GaaacatctgagccatctttgcAAGCCCTTGAATCCCGCCAAGATGATATTTTAAAGCGCCTGTATGAGTTGAAGGCAGCAGTTGATGGCCTTTCAAAGATGATTCACACTCCGGATGCGGACTTGGATGTAACCAACATCCTGCAAGCTGATGAGCCTACGCCTTTAACCACAAATGCACTGGACTTGAATTTGGTGCTTGGAAAG GATTACGGGGCACTGAAAGACATCGTGATCAATGCAAACCCAgcctccccacccctctccctGCTTGTGCTGCACAGGCTGCTCTGTGAGCGATACAGGGTCCTGTCCACTGTGCACACGCATTCGTCAGTCAAGAATGTACCCGAGAATCTTCTCAAGTGCTTCGGGGAGCAGGCTAGAAAACAGCCCCGCCATGAATATCAGCTGGGCTTCACTCTGATTTGGAAGAATG tGCCCAAGACACAGATGAAGTTCAGCATACAGACAATGTGCCCCATCGAAGGAGAAGGGAACATTGCACGTTTCTTGTTCTCTCTGTTCGGCCAGAAGCATAATGCTGTCACCTCAACCCTCATCGACAGCTGGGTGGACATTGCCATGTTTCAGCTGAAAGAAGGGAGCAGTAAAGAGAAGGCAGCCGTTTTCCGCTCTATGAACTCTGCTCTGGGGAAGAGCCCGTGGCTTGTTGGGAATGAGGTCACCGTGGCAGATGTGGTGCTGTGGTCAGTGCTCCAGCAGACTGGGGGTGGCAGCGGGGCAGCACCTGCCAATGTGCAGCGGTGGCTGAAGTCGTGTGGGAACCTGGGCCCCTTCAGCACTGCCCTCCAGCTCCTTAAGTAA